A window of the Mus musculus strain C57BL/6J chromosome 18, GRCm38.p6 C57BL/6J genome harbors these coding sequences:
- the Rell2 gene encoding RELT-like protein 2, producing the protein MSEPQPDLEPPQHGLYMLFLLVLVFFLMGLVGFMICHVLKKKGYRCRTSRGSEPDDAQLQPPEDDDVNEDTVERIVRCIIQNEANAEALKEMLGDSEGEGTVQLSSVDATSSLQDGAPSHHHTVHLGSAAPCIHCSRSKRPPLVRQGRSKEGKSRPRPGETTVFSVGRFRVTHIEKRYGLHEHRDGSPTDRSWGSGGGQEPGGSQAAGGGQPRTGTAAIERLLPEPPPSQAAATHSVQNGRLQDASLVPCTLEGTPGTSAELNLGPRGRDPSPGLSSQEANGQPTKLDTSGQQESLPPEAGGM; encoded by the exons ATGTCGGAACCACAGCCTGACCTGGAGCCGCCCCAACATGGGCTGTACATGCTCTTCCTGCTTGTGCTGGTCTTCTTCCTCATGGGCCTTGTAGGCTTCATGATCTGCCACGTGCTCAAGAAGAAAGGCTACCGCTGCCGCACGTCTAGGGGCTCAGAGCCTGATGATGCCCAGCTCCAGCCCC CTGAAGACGATGACGTGAATGAGGACACAGTAGAGCGGATTGTTCGCTGCATCATCCAAAATGAAG CCAATGCTGAGGCCTTGAAGGAGATGCTAGGGGACAGTGAAGGAGAAGGGACGGTGCAGCTCTCCAG TGTGGATGCCACCTCCAGCCTGCAGGACGGAGCCCCCTCCCATCATCACACAGTGCACCTTGGCTCTGCAGCTCCTTGCATCCACTGCAGCCGCAGCAAGAGGCCCCCACTTGTCCGTCAGGGTCGCTCTAAGGAAGGAAAAAGCCGTCCCAGACCTGGAGAGACCACTGTTTTTTCAGTGGGCAG ATTCCGAGTAACACACATTGAGAAGCGCTACGGCCTACATGAACATCGTGATGGTTCCCCTACGGACAGAAGCTGGGGCTCTGGTGGAGGGCAGGAGCCAGGGGGTAGTCAGGCGGCTGGAGGAGGGCAGCCTAGGACAGGGACAGCTGCCATTGAGAGGCTGCTCCCTGAGCCGCCACCCTCCCAGGCCGCAGCCACCCACTCAGTGCAGAACGGAAGACTCCAGGATGCCAGCCTCGTCCCTTGTACACTTGAGGGGACCCCTGGAACCTCTGcagaactgaacttgggccctAGAGGGAGAGACCCAAGCCCAGGGCTGTCTAGTCAAGAAGCAAATGGACAGCCAACCAAACTGGACACCTCAGGTCAGCAG gAGTCTCTACCACCAGAAGCAGGGGGTATGTGA
- the Fchsd1 gene encoding F-BAR and double SH3 domains protein 1 isoform X1 gives MQPPPRKVKPAQEVKLRFLEQLSILQTRQQREADLLEDIRSYSKQRAAIEREYGQALQKLAGPFLKREGQRSGEADSRGRTVFGAWRCLLDATVAGGQTRLQASDRYRDLAGGTGRSAKEQVLRKGTESLQQAQAEVLQSVRELSRSRKLYGQRQRVWALAQEKAADVQARLNRSDHGIFHSRTSLQKLSTKLSAQSAQYSQQLRAARNEYLLNLVATNAHLAHYYQEELPALLKVLVSELSEYLRDPLTLLGHTELEAAEMILEHARHGGKATSQVNWEQDVKLFLQGPGVFSPTPPQQFQPAGADQVCGLEWGAGGMAGESGLEKEVQRWTSRAARDYKIQHHGHRVLQRLEQRRQQAPGREAPGVEQRLQEVRENIRRAQVSQVKGAARLALLQEAGLDVQRWLKPAMTQAQDEVEQERRLSEARLSQRDLSPTAEDAELSDFDECEEAGELFEEPAPPALATRPLPCPAHVVFGYQAGREDELTITEGEWLEVIEEGDADEWVKARNQHGEAGFVPERYLNFPDLSLPESCHGIDNPSGGEPTAFLARALYSYTGQSEEELSFPEGALIRLLPRAQDGVDDGFWRGEFGGHVGVFPSLLVEELLGPPGPPELSDPEQMLPSPSPPSFSPPAPTCALDGSTAPALPSDKVLDCPGPLDMMVPRLRPMRPPPPPPAKAPDPGHPDPLT, from the exons GCCCTCCAGAAGCTGGCTGGGCCATTCCTGAAGAGAGAAGGGCAGCGGAGTGGAGAGGCAGACAGCAG GGGTAGGACAGTGTTTGGTGCCTGGCGCTGCCTTCTGGATGCCACTGTGGCTGGAGGCCAAACCAGACTCCAGGCGTCTGACCGATATCGCGACCTAGCAGGGGGTACTGGGAGAAGCGCCAAGGAGCAGGTGCTTAGAAAG GGGACAGAGAGCCTCCAGCAGGCACAGGCTGAGGTGTTACAGTCTGTCCGGGAGCTGAGCCGAAGTCGGAAGCTCTATGGGCAGCGACAGCGTGTATGGGCCTTGGCCCAGGAGAAGGCAGCTGATGTCCAGGCCAG GCTGAACCGAAGTGACCATGGGATCTTCCATTCTCGGACCAGCCTCCAGAAACTGAGCACCAAG CTGTCTGCCCAGTCAGCCCAGTATTCCCAGCAGCTGAGAGCAGCCCGCAATGAGTACCTGCTAAATTTGGTGGCCACCAATGCTCACCTTGCCCACTACTACCAAGAGGAATTGCCAGCACTGCTCAAG GTCCTGGTAAGTGAGCTGTCAGAATACTTGAGGGACCCCCTGACTTTACTGGGACACACAGAGCTGGAAGCTGCGGAGATGATCCTGGAGCATGCCCGCCATGGGGGGAAGGCAACGTCTCAG GTAAACTGGGAACAAGATGTGAAGCTGTTTCTTCAGGGGCCTGGAGTCTTTTCTCCCACCCCACCTCAGCAGTTCCAGCCGGCAGGGGCTGATCAG GTATGTGGCCTGGAGTGGGGAGCAGGAGGCATGGCTGGAGAGAGTGGCCTGGAGAAAGAGGTTCAGCGCTGGACAAGCAGGGCTGCCCGGGACTACAAGATCCAGCATCACGGGCATCGG GTCCTGCAGCGACTGGAGCAGAGGCGTCAGCAGGCCCCGGGGCGAGAAGCTCCAGGCGTAGAACAGCGGCTACAGGAAGTGAGGGAGAACATCCGACGGGCACAG GTGAGCCAGGTGAAAGGGGCCGCCCGGCTGGCCCTGTTACAGGAGGCTGGTCTCGATGTACAGCGCTGGCTGAAGCCAGCCATGACCCAAGCCCAGGATGAGGTGGAACAGGAGCGGCGACTTAGTGAAGCTCGACTGTCCCAGAGGGACCTCTCTCCCACG GCTGAGGATGCTGAGCTTTCTGACTTCGATGAATGTGAGGAAGCTGGGGAGCTCTTTGAGGAGCCTGCCCCACCAGCCCTGGCTACCagacccctcccctgccctgcacatgTAGTGTTCGGCTATCAG GCAGGACGTGAGGATGAGCTGACCATCACAGAGGGTGAGTGGCTGGAGGTCATAGAGGAAGGAGATGCTGACGAGTGGGTTAAG GCTCGGAACCAGCACGGTGAAGCGGGCTTTGTCCCTGAGCGATATCTCAACTTCCCGGATCTCTCCCTGCCTGAGAGCTGCCATGGCATCGACAATCCCTCAGGAGGAGAGCCCACAG CATTCTTGGCACGCGCTCTGTACAGCTACACGGGACAGAGTGAAGAGGAGCTAAGTTTCCCTGAAGGGGCACTCATCCGCCTGTTGCCCAGGGCTCAAGATGGAGTGGATGATGGCTTCTGGAGGGGAGAATTTGGGGGCCATGTTGGAGTCTTCCCATCTCTCCTGGTAGAGGAACTGCTTGGTCCCCCGGGGCCACCTGAGCTCTCTGACCCTGAACAG ATGCTGCcgtccccttctcctcccagctTCTCCCCTCCTGCACCCACCTGTGCCTTGGACGGATCTACTGCGCCTGCTCTGCCTTCTG ACAAAGTCCTTGACTGCCCTGGACCCCTAGACATGATGGTGCCTCGACTTAGGCCG ATGCGTCCACCACCTCCCCCACCAGCCAAAGCCCCGGACCCTGGTCATCCCGATCCTCTCACTTGA
- the Fchsd1 gene encoding F-BAR and double SH3 domains protein 1 isoform X2 — translation MILEHARHGGKATSQVNWEQDVKLFLQGPGVFSPTPPQQFQPAGADQVCGLEWGAGGMAGESGLEKEVQRWTSRAARDYKIQHHGHRVLQRLEQRRQQAPGREAPGVEQRLQEVRENIRRAQVSQVKGAARLALLQEAGLDVQRWLKPAMTQAQDEVEQERRLSEARLSQRDLSPTAEDAELSDFDECEEAGELFEEPAPPALATRPLPCPAHVVFGYQAGREDELTITEGEWLEVIEEGDADEWVKARNQHGEAGFVPERYLNFPDLSLPESCHGIDNPSGGEPTAFLARALYSYTGQSEEELSFPEGALIRLLPRAQDGVDDGFWRGEFGGHVGVFPSLLVEELLGPPGPPELSDPEQMLPSPSPPSFSPPAPTCALDGSTAPALPSDKVLDCPGPLDMMVPRLRPMRPPPPPPAKAPDPGHPDPLT, via the exons ATGATCCTGGAGCATGCCCGCCATGGGGGGAAGGCAACGTCTCAG GTAAACTGGGAACAAGATGTGAAGCTGTTTCTTCAGGGGCCTGGAGTCTTTTCTCCCACCCCACCTCAGCAGTTCCAGCCGGCAGGGGCTGATCAG GTATGTGGCCTGGAGTGGGGAGCAGGAGGCATGGCTGGAGAGAGTGGCCTGGAGAAAGAGGTTCAGCGCTGGACAAGCAGGGCTGCCCGGGACTACAAGATCCAGCATCACGGGCATCGG GTCCTGCAGCGACTGGAGCAGAGGCGTCAGCAGGCCCCGGGGCGAGAAGCTCCAGGCGTAGAACAGCGGCTACAGGAAGTGAGGGAGAACATCCGACGGGCACAG GTGAGCCAGGTGAAAGGGGCCGCCCGGCTGGCCCTGTTACAGGAGGCTGGTCTCGATGTACAGCGCTGGCTGAAGCCAGCCATGACCCAAGCCCAGGATGAGGTGGAACAGGAGCGGCGACTTAGTGAAGCTCGACTGTCCCAGAGGGACCTCTCTCCCACG GCTGAGGATGCTGAGCTTTCTGACTTCGATGAATGTGAGGAAGCTGGGGAGCTCTTTGAGGAGCCTGCCCCACCAGCCCTGGCTACCagacccctcccctgccctgcacatgTAGTGTTCGGCTATCAG GCAGGACGTGAGGATGAGCTGACCATCACAGAGGGTGAGTGGCTGGAGGTCATAGAGGAAGGAGATGCTGACGAGTGGGTTAAG GCTCGGAACCAGCACGGTGAAGCGGGCTTTGTCCCTGAGCGATATCTCAACTTCCCGGATCTCTCCCTGCCTGAGAGCTGCCATGGCATCGACAATCCCTCAGGAGGAGAGCCCACAG CATTCTTGGCACGCGCTCTGTACAGCTACACGGGACAGAGTGAAGAGGAGCTAAGTTTCCCTGAAGGGGCACTCATCCGCCTGTTGCCCAGGGCTCAAGATGGAGTGGATGATGGCTTCTGGAGGGGAGAATTTGGGGGCCATGTTGGAGTCTTCCCATCTCTCCTGGTAGAGGAACTGCTTGGTCCCCCGGGGCCACCTGAGCTCTCTGACCCTGAACAG ATGCTGCcgtccccttctcctcccagctTCTCCCCTCCTGCACCCACCTGTGCCTTGGACGGATCTACTGCGCCTGCTCTGCCTTCTG ACAAAGTCCTTGACTGCCCTGGACCCCTAGACATGATGGTGCCTCGACTTAGGCCG ATGCGTCCACCACCTCCCCCACCAGCCAAAGCCCCGGACCCTGGTCATCCCGATCCTCTCACTTGA
- the Fchsd1 gene encoding F-BAR and double SH3 domains protein 1 gives MQPPPRKVKPAQEVKLRFLEQLSILQTRQQREADLLEDIRSYSKQRAAIEREYGQALQKLAGPFLKREGQRSGEADSRTVFGAWRCLLDATVAGGQTRLQASDRYRDLAGGTGRSAKEQVLRKGTESLQQAQAEVLQSVRELSRSRKLYGQRQRVWALAQEKAADVQARLNRSDHGIFHSRTSLQKLSTKLSAQSAQYSQQLRAARNEYLLNLVATNAHLAHYYQEELPALLKVLVSELSEYLRDPLTLLGHTELEAAEMILEHARHGGKATSQVNWEQDVKLFLQGPGVFSPTPPQQFQPAGADQVCGLEWGAGGMAGESGLEKEVQRWTSRAARDYKIQHHGHRVLQRLEQRRQQAPGREAPGVEQRLQEVRENIRRAQVSQVKGAARLALLQEAGLDVQRWLKPAMTQAQDEVEQERRLSEARLSQRDLSPTAEDAELSDFDECEEAGELFEEPAPPALATRPLPCPAHVVFGYQAGREDELTITEGEWLEVIEEGDADEWVKARNQHGEAGFVPERYLNFPDLSLPESCHGIDNPSGGEPTAFLARALYSYTGQSEEELSFPEGALIRLLPRAQDGVDDGFWRGEFGGHVGVFPSLLVEELLGPPGPPELSDPEQMLPSPSPPSFSPPAPTCALDGSTAPALPSDKVLDCPGPLDMMVPRLRPMRPPPPPPAKAPDPGHPDPLT, from the exons GCCCTCCAGAAGCTGGCTGGGCCATTCCTGAAGAGAGAAGGGCAGCGGAGTGGAGAGGCAGACAGCAG GACAGTGTTTGGTGCCTGGCGCTGCCTTCTGGATGCCACTGTGGCTGGAGGCCAAACCAGACTCCAGGCGTCTGACCGATATCGCGACCTAGCAGGGGGTACTGGGAGAAGCGCCAAGGAGCAGGTGCTTAGAAAG GGGACAGAGAGCCTCCAGCAGGCACAGGCTGAGGTGTTACAGTCTGTCCGGGAGCTGAGCCGAAGTCGGAAGCTCTATGGGCAGCGACAGCGTGTATGGGCCTTGGCCCAGGAGAAGGCAGCTGATGTCCAGGCCAG GCTGAACCGAAGTGACCATGGGATCTTCCATTCTCGGACCAGCCTCCAGAAACTGAGCACCAAG CTGTCTGCCCAGTCAGCCCAGTATTCCCAGCAGCTGAGAGCAGCCCGCAATGAGTACCTGCTAAATTTGGTGGCCACCAATGCTCACCTTGCCCACTACTACCAAGAGGAATTGCCAGCACTGCTCAAG GTCCTGGTAAGTGAGCTGTCAGAATACTTGAGGGACCCCCTGACTTTACTGGGACACACAGAGCTGGAAGCTGCGGAGATGATCCTGGAGCATGCCCGCCATGGGGGGAAGGCAACGTCTCAG GTAAACTGGGAACAAGATGTGAAGCTGTTTCTTCAGGGGCCTGGAGTCTTTTCTCCCACCCCACCTCAGCAGTTCCAGCCGGCAGGGGCTGATCAG GTATGTGGCCTGGAGTGGGGAGCAGGAGGCATGGCTGGAGAGAGTGGCCTGGAGAAAGAGGTTCAGCGCTGGACAAGCAGGGCTGCCCGGGACTACAAGATCCAGCATCACGGGCATCGG GTCCTGCAGCGACTGGAGCAGAGGCGTCAGCAGGCCCCGGGGCGAGAAGCTCCAGGCGTAGAACAGCGGCTACAGGAAGTGAGGGAGAACATCCGACGGGCACAG GTGAGCCAGGTGAAAGGGGCCGCCCGGCTGGCCCTGTTACAGGAGGCTGGTCTCGATGTACAGCGCTGGCTGAAGCCAGCCATGACCCAAGCCCAGGATGAGGTGGAACAGGAGCGGCGACTTAGTGAAGCTCGACTGTCCCAGAGGGACCTCTCTCCCACG GCTGAGGATGCTGAGCTTTCTGACTTCGATGAATGTGAGGAAGCTGGGGAGCTCTTTGAGGAGCCTGCCCCACCAGCCCTGGCTACCagacccctcccctgccctgcacatgTAGTGTTCGGCTATCAG GCAGGACGTGAGGATGAGCTGACCATCACAGAGGGTGAGTGGCTGGAGGTCATAGAGGAAGGAGATGCTGACGAGTGGGTTAAG GCTCGGAACCAGCACGGTGAAGCGGGCTTTGTCCCTGAGCGATATCTCAACTTCCCGGATCTCTCCCTGCCTGAGAGCTGCCATGGCATCGACAATCCCTCAGGAGGAGAGCCCACAG CATTCTTGGCACGCGCTCTGTACAGCTACACGGGACAGAGTGAAGAGGAGCTAAGTTTCCCTGAAGGGGCACTCATCCGCCTGTTGCCCAGGGCTCAAGATGGAGTGGATGATGGCTTCTGGAGGGGAGAATTTGGGGGCCATGTTGGAGTCTTCCCATCTCTCCTGGTAGAGGAACTGCTTGGTCCCCCGGGGCCACCTGAGCTCTCTGACCCTGAACAG ATGCTGCcgtccccttctcctcccagctTCTCCCCTCCTGCACCCACCTGTGCCTTGGACGGATCTACTGCGCCTGCTCTGCCTTCTG ACAAAGTCCTTGACTGCCCTGGACCCCTAGACATGATGGTGCCTCGACTTAGGCCG ATGCGTCCACCACCTCCCCCACCAGCCAAAGCCCCGGACCCTGGTCATCCCGATCCTCTCACTTGA